The following coding sequences lie in one Flavobacterium sp. 20NA77.7 genomic window:
- the rpiB gene encoding ribose 5-phosphate isomerase B yields MIISIGNDHAGPEYKKAIVSFLEEKGHTIINHGTDTFDSVDYPDFGHPVAYDVESKKANFGIVICGSGNGIAMTVNKHQEVRAALCWIKEIAVLARQHNDANVISIPARYTSVQQAVEMIEIFLTTPFEGGRHANRVKKIASK; encoded by the coding sequence ATGATAATTTCAATTGGAAACGACCACGCAGGTCCAGAATACAAAAAAGCAATTGTTTCTTTTTTAGAAGAAAAAGGGCATACTATTATTAATCATGGTACAGATACTTTTGATAGTGTAGATTATCCAGATTTTGGACACCCTGTTGCTTATGATGTAGAAAGTAAAAAAGCAAATTTTGGTATTGTAATATGTGGTTCAGGAAATGGAATTGCTATGACAGTAAATAAACATCAAGAAGTAAGAGCTGCTTTATGTTGGATTAAAGAAATAGCAGTTTTAGCACGTCAACATAATGACGCAAATGTAATAAGTATCCCAGCGCGTTATACATCTGTTCAACAAGCTGTAGAAATGATAGAAATATTTTTAACAACACCATTTGAAGGAGGAAGACATGCAAATAGAGTAAAAAAAATAGCTTCTAAATAA